The segment GAGCGAGCCTCGCGGGCGGCATCATCGGGACATGGACCTCGACGTCGCCTCCGCCCTGCTCCGCGCCACCCTCGGCGCCGTCTTCGTCGCGCACGGCTGGAACCACGGCTTCGGACCCGGCGGGCTGGACGGCACCGCCGGCTGGTTCGACAGCATCGGCCTGCGTCCGCCGCGCGTGCAGGCCGCCGTGTCGAGCTACCTGGAGATCGCCGTCGGGCTCGCCCTGCTCGCCGGCCTGGCCACCCCCTTCGCGGCGGCCGCCGGCGTCGGGATCATGACGACGGCGTTCGTCACGGTGCACCGCCGGAACGGCTTCTTCATCATCAAGGAGGGGTACGAGTACGTGCTGCTCGTCGCCGTGGCGCTCACGGCGCTCGCCACGCTCGGGCCGGGCCGGTGGTCGGTCGACCACGCCGTCGGCACCGTGGCCGACGGCTGGCCGATCGGGCTGGCCGTCCTCGGCGTGGGGATCGCCGGCAGCGCCGCGATGCTCGCGGTGTGCTGGCGACCACCCGCCGCCGGCTGACGGGTGGTCTCGGGTGCCGGGTCGGACCCGGAGCCGTATCAGGCGGGCGTGAGGCTGAGCTCGCGCCGGCCGTCCCACACCGGGGCCGCCAGCGCCTCGTCGTACTCGGCCCGCAGCTGCTCCACGAGCGCGGACACCGACTGGCGCCGACCGATGGCGCCGATGCCCTGGCCCGAGCCCCAGATGTCGCGCCAGGCCTTGGCCTTGGGCTGGCTGTCGTCGCCCCCGGTCCCGAAGTCCATCGCCGACGGGTCGGACTCCGGGAGCGCGTCGGGGTCGAGCCCCGCCGCGACGATGCTGCCGCGCAGGTAGTTGCCGTGGACTCCGGTGAAGAGGTTGCTGTAGACGATGTCGGCCGCCGAGGAGCCCACGATCATGTCCTTATACTCCTGGGCCGCGTTCGCCTCGTCGGTGGACAGGAACGCACTGCCCACGTAGGCGAGGTCGGCGCCGGCGACCTGGGCCGCCAGGATCGAGCGTCCGTGGGCGATCGCGCCGGACAGCAGCACGGGTCCGTCGAACCACTGCCGGATCTCGCGGACGAGCGCGAAGGGCGACTGCGTCCCGGCGTGGCCACCGGCCCCCGCGGCCACGGCGATGAGGCCGTCCGCCCCCTTCTCGATCGCCTTGTGCGCGAAGCGGTCGTTGATGACGTCGTGCAGCACGATGCCGCCGTAGGAGTGGATCGCCTCGTTGACG is part of the Aeromicrobium sp. Leaf245 genome and harbors:
- a CDS encoding DoxX family protein, giving the protein MDLDVASALLRATLGAVFVAHGWNHGFGPGGLDGTAGWFDSIGLRPPRVQAAVSSYLEIAVGLALLAGLATPFAAAAGVGIMTTAFVTVHRRNGFFIIKEGYEYVLLVAVALTALATLGPGRWSVDHAVGTVADGWPIGLAVLGVGIAGSAAMLAVCWRPPAAG
- a CDS encoding nitronate monooxygenase family protein yields the protein MALPEILRRPLALPVVASPMFIVSGPEMVVAQCTSGVIGSFPALNARPASLLTDWLSQINEQNDAFAAAHPDRPVAPFAVNQIVHRSNDRLDHDLQQCVDHQVPIVITSLGAREDVNEAIHSYGGIVLHDVINDRFAHKAIEKGADGLIAVAAGAGGHAGTQSPFALVREIRQWFDGPVLLSGAIAHGRSILAAQVAGADLAYVGSAFLSTDEANAAQEYKDMIVGSSAADIVYSNLFTGVHGNYLRGSIVAAGLDPDALPESDPSAMDFGTGGDDSQPKAKAWRDIWGSGQGIGAIGRRQSVSALVEQLRAEYDEALAAPVWDGRRELSLTPA